One Candidatus Poribacteria bacterium DNA window includes the following coding sequences:
- a CDS encoding helix-turn-helix domain-containing protein, with protein sequence MSLLIDELMLECKRKGIKITQKDLAEAAGIGQTAIHKIVRGDTQAPKPQILVAIADCFTEALNRRITVDDLIAKDDSPPRTLATLRNPFKIGNWTHLDEAEPVTDDDFVAVPVLGDIPCGDLDQVGQGDIVGYQHVYRDKIGRGRFFLRARGDSMAPLILDGDLLLIEPGPEWNNKTVVAVYMDGHVTCKRLYLYDHSAALVSANPNYAPIVVTEEMIILGRVIKIERNLVEGWQP encoded by the coding sequence ATGAGTCTGTTAATTGATGAACTGATGTTGGAGTGTAAGCGGAAGGGGATAAAAATTACGCAAAAGGACTTGGCGGAAGCCGCTGGGATTGGGCAGACCGCCATCCATAAAATTGTTCGCGGGGATACGCAGGCACCGAAGCCGCAGATCCTGGTGGCGATCGCGGATTGCTTTACGGAAGCACTCAATCGGCGGATCACGGTCGATGACCTGATTGCGAAGGACGATTCGCCCCCTCGAACGTTGGCAACCCTTCGGAACCCGTTCAAGATTGGTAACTGGACGCACTTGGACGAGGCGGAACCGGTGACCGATGACGATTTCGTCGCGGTGCCTGTCTTGGGCGACATCCCGTGCGGTGACTTGGATCAGGTGGGTCAAGGAGATATTGTGGGTTATCAGCATGTATACCGAGACAAAATTGGGAGAGGTCGGTTCTTTCTGCGTGCCAGAGGCGACTCAATGGCGCCGCTCATCCTCGATGGCGATCTGCTCCTCATCGAGCCGGGACCGGAGTGGAACAACAAGACGGTTGTCGCTGTGTATATGGATGGGCATGTGACGTGTAAACGACTCTACCTCTACGATCACAGCGCGGCGTTGGTGTCCGCGAACCCGAACTATGCGCCGATTGTTGTCACGGAGGAGATGATTATCCTTGGGCGGGTGATAAAGATTGAACGGAACTTGGTGGAGGGGTGGCAGCCGTAA